A region of the Methanobrevibacter ruminantium M1 genome:
TGTCATTATTAAGAACTATCTCACCATCAACCACCTTTATGGCGCCGACGGGACAGTTATCCTCACATAGCTCACAGGCCACACAGATGTCCTGATTTACATCAAGGTGGCTGTAAATAACCACAGGACCTAAATCTCTCTTAAGAGTGATTGCTCCCTGAATGCATAAGTTTGCACAAGATCCGCAACCGCAGCAGCGGTCCTTATCAATATATGAATACATATGACCATGTTCAGAGTCAATGGCTCCAACTTCAGGGCATTCCTCTCCATGGGCTTCAATAAACTCCTTGCTTCTAAGGGATATTGCATTAGTAGGACAATACTTCAGGCAAGAGCCACAGCCAATGCAGACTTCACGATTTATGGAAATGTCTTCCATTTTAAGATTTCTATGGGGAACCTTAAGCTCTTTTAAGGTGTATTCTACAGAATCATCCTCTTTAATTACAGTTTCCCCATCCCATACATAAATGCATGAAACAGGACAAGTCTGAGCGCAGATTTCACATTGCACACAGCCTTCGCCAATCTTAGCCCTTTTAAGCCAAGTGGAAGAACTGATTACATTAATGGGACATTCCTCTACACAAAGATTGCATCTGACACAGCGAGGTGAAATGGTAATGAGCTTGTCATTATCTTCATAGCTATGAATATCCACATTAAAATCTTCAATATCTTCATCTAAATCTACAGATTTAAGAGTTATTTCCCTCTCTAAGGTTTCAATCTGCTTTTTTAGTTTAATTTCCATTTTAATTCCCCATTATAGAGTAAATTTTAATCTAATAATCACGGTCAAATAAATCTTATTAATACTTCATTAATTAGATTTAAACTATCAAAATTTTAATAACTTTTAATCTAGCATAAAAACATTATAATTATATATTTTTATAAATTAATTTAAATAATTTATTATAATTTTTCTCTATTATACAATCAGTCAATTATTTTATAAACTATTGTACAAAAACTTAAATTTCATATAGAAAACATTATAAATTTTTACTATTTTTTCACAAAAGAATTATTTTCACAAAAGAATTAATCTCACTAATCATAAGGAAGATATGAACTCTTCCAGCTCTTCCAGATTAGGCAATCCAGATATTCCAATTGCCTGAACAGACCTAGAAGCCACCCAATTAGCAATCAGACATGATTTAGCCAAATCATAGCCCTTAAGATATGAATACAGGAAGCCTGCATTAAAGGAATCTCCAGCAGCAGTTGTATCAACTGCCTCACACTTGAATGCAGGTGCCTTAACCTCATCATCATCTTTATTTATTGCATAGACTCCATTTTCTCCCCTTTTTACAACAACTGTATCAATGCCATCATCACGGATGAAAACTGCCAAGTCCCTAAAGGTCAAATCCTTAGAGACAGATAATTTTTCCTTATAATGATCTTCAAAGAGGATTTTCAGTTCATTTTCATTAATGAGAAGAATATTAGTTCTTTCAAGAATTTCCTTAAGTTCTAAGACTCCCTTTTTAACATATAGCATTCCAGGATCAAAGCTTAATACAATATCATCACCTAAGACATTGAGCAATTCCTTTTGAGCATTAAAGGAATCCCCTACAAAGGAGGTGTAATGAAGTATCTTGCAGGCATTTACATTCAATGGATTAATCTCATCAATAGTTATGTCATCGTTTACTCCAGGGTCGACATATAATGCCCTATCTCCCTCATCTGAGACAAATCCAAGTACTTTGCCTGAATTGCCACTATCGGCATAGATAAGATTTGTCAGATAGACATTATTGACCATAAGGTTATATTCCAATAGGTCTCCTTCCTCATCATCTGCTATCTTTCCGATATAAGATGTGGAGCATCCAAGCTTAGATAGGCCGATTATTGTATTGGCTGCAGAACCACCTGGAGATTGCTCTTCTCCTTTGATGAAGCTTTCTTCATCAATCTCTGCAATATGGCCAACACGGTAAAGCTTATCCACATTCAATGCGCCAAAGCCGATGACATCTACATTGATTGCATCATAGACTATCTCATCAACGCCTAAATCCTCAGCAGTCACATTATTTGAAGATTTTAAATCCTTTTCATCCATTTAAGTCACTTCTTAACTTGTTTTCGAAGATAATTAATTTTTATTCATTCTGAGAAAGTTTAATCCATTTTAAGGGAAATACATAACCCAATTCATTCCTTTAAGATATCAAGCAAATTGGTCTTATGCTCTCCTAACTGGCCCTCAAAGTTTCCAGCGGAAATCCTTTCAACACCACCTATGTCAATAATGGCATCAACAGCCTTCTTAATAGCCAAGTTCATAGCTTCCTGACTTACTGCATTAATAACAATCTCTGGAATATAGTTTACTCCTTCTGGAACCTTTGACTCCTTGCCAAGTCTTTCCCTTAAAGAAGGACAATAAGGATGATTAGTGCTTGGACCAATCTCTGGGAAGTTTGTTTCAGGCTTGCTGGCTGCAGAGCATATTCCAAATGGAGTGCAGACCCCATCAACTTCCATAATGGTGTCTATTATTATTCTTCCTGCCTTCAATACAGCTTCCTTAGTGGAACACATATACCAGAAGTTTCCTCCCATGATTCCTTCTGCATAAGCAAGCTCTGACTCGATTTGAAAATCGGGAACTGCAATAGGAACATTGATCATCTTTCTTCCATACTCCTCGATTTCCCATTCATAGCCGTCACCGCAATGGCCTACGCTTTCCATCATAGGAATTGAACCTACCGGATTTTCAGTTATGCTGAATACCCTTGTAAATGGCTTTACAAGAATGTCCTGGCGAATCCTATAGGACAGTTCCTTTTCAAACTTAGCCAAGTCATCGGTAAGCCAGAACTGAACAATGGCTCCAGGCCTTCCGTCTGGAGTCTTATCTCCACTTACAAAGGACTCTACACCTGCTTCAACCCTGCCAATAACTGCACTTGGAGTAGCTGTAGCATCATATGCTGCTTCCTTTACAGTCAATTCGTCTTCTGCTGTAATCAATGCTCTTATATACATTCCATCAAATGATTCAAAGAAGGTATCTTCAACCTTATCATAATTTACCATAAAATTCATCTCTTTTTGTCTTTATCACAAATGTCTTACCGCGAATATAATTTTTCATCTTTATTTATCCTAATCCGCCAATATCCTTACCCCGAATGCCATTTCTCATCTTCTTGCTTAATCCAAGCAGATAATCCCTATTCTCATCTGTAATTATATCAATTATAGGGGCCTGCCTATTATAAAATATCTTTTCAAACTCTTCAACAAGTGAATAATCAACTTCAAAATCCTTGAATGCATCATCTGGACCTTTTTCAGCATATGCTTTCACAAAATCAATTACATAATCCTTATCAAATCTGGAATGAAGATCAATAAGAATTGAGCTTACAATTGTATTGTCTGAAATAACAGCTATCTCTGCCACATTCAAAGGATACTCGTTACCGTTAAAACTAACAGATAAACCACCATTGTCCCTTGCATACTGCAAAGGCTCTACATCGGTTATGCTGTCACCCATATAGATTATGGAACCTTCCTCAAGAGATAATCTCTCCACTATATCCTCAACTGCAATCTGCTTGCCCTTTCCTCCAACAGTCTTAACACTTTGGATATACTTGTTTATTTCAAGCTTTGGAAACTCATTAAAGAAAATGTCATACAATACATTGAAGTCATCCTCATTTTCATCACCATGCTCAAGAATTATCTTTCTAAATTCCTCCACTTTCTTAAGCTCTTCAATAAACAATGGAGACTTGACTCCAATTGTTGATGATTTTTTATCAGATTGGTTAAAATTAGTAGCCCCATCTATATCTAGTTGTGTGTGATATGTGTTTTCAAATGGAAAGTTCATATAATTGCATAGAGCTTCAATATATTGGCCATAACTTGTACTAACTATATAAGAATCCATAAGCTCATTTGCTAATTTAAGGGTGTCCTTAGAGCCATCAACAATATA
Encoded here:
- a CDS encoding 4Fe-4S binding protein, whose protein sequence is MEIKLKKQIETLEREITLKSVDLDEDIEDFNVDIHSYEDNDKLITISPRCVRCNLCVEECPINVISSSTWLKRAKIGEGCVQCEICAQTCPVSCIYVWDGETVIKEDDSVEYTLKELKVPHRNLKMEDISINREVCIGCGSCLKYCPTNAISLRSKEFIEAHGEECPEVGAIDSEHGHMYSYIDKDRCCGCGSCANLCIQGAITLKRDLGPVVIYSHLDVNQDICVACELCEDNCPVGAIKVVDGEIVLNNDKCIRCKECSSRCPVGALNLVSDN
- a CDS encoding carbohydrate kinase family protein yields the protein MDEKDLKSSNNVTAEDLGVDEIVYDAINVDVIGFGALNVDKLYRVGHIAEIDEESFIKGEEQSPGGSAANTIIGLSKLGCSTSYIGKIADDEEGDLLEYNLMVNNVYLTNLIYADSGNSGKVLGFVSDEGDRALYVDPGVNDDITIDEINPLNVNACKILHYTSFVGDSFNAQKELLNVLGDDIVLSFDPGMLYVKKGVLELKEILERTNILLINENELKILFEDHYKEKLSVSKDLTFRDLAVFIRDDGIDTVVVKRGENGVYAINKDDDEVKAPAFKCEAVDTTAAGDSFNAGFLYSYLKGYDLAKSCLIANWVASRSVQAIGISGLPNLEELEEFISSL
- a CDS encoding formylmethanofuran--tetrahydromethanopterin N-formyltransferase, yielding MVNYDKVEDTFFESFDGMYIRALITAEDELTVKEAAYDATATPSAVIGRVEAGVESFVSGDKTPDGRPGAIVQFWLTDDLAKFEKELSYRIRQDILVKPFTRVFSITENPVGSIPMMESVGHCGDGYEWEIEEYGRKMINVPIAVPDFQIESELAYAEGIMGGNFWYMCSTKEAVLKAGRIIIDTIMEVDGVCTPFGICSAASKPETNFPEIGPSTNHPYCPSLRERLGKESKVPEGVNYIPEIVINAVSQEAMNLAIKKAVDAIIDIGGVERISAGNFEGQLGEHKTNLLDILKE
- a CDS encoding membrane protein — encoded protein: MVKKVFITDCEGPLTLNDNAYELAAEFIEDGDKLFKIISRFDDYLVDEVHLENYHAGDTLKLIVPFYKLAGLTNEKMIEFSRNNIYIVDGSKDTLKLANELMDSYIVSTSYGQYIEALCNYMNFPFENTYHTQLDIDGATNFNQSDKKSSTIGVKSPLFIEELKKVEEFRKIILEHGDENEDDFNVLYDIFFNEFPKLEINKYIQSVKTVGGKGKQIAVEDIVERLSLEEGSIIYMGDSITDVEPLQYARDNGGLSVSFNGNEYPLNVAEIAVISDNTIVSSILIDLHSRFDKDYVIDFVKAYAEKGPDDAFKDFEVDYSLVEEFEKIFYNRQAPIIDIITDENRDYLLGLSKKMRNGIRGKDIGGLG